One stretch of Methyloversatilis sp. RAC08 DNA includes these proteins:
- a CDS encoding transporter substrate-binding domain-containing protein, protein MNTIRVPCGSGRTVMTHGSAFTSTHIPVVRAACRVRQSCSSAGARRKTLKLLCDWGPSLPLTPVTDAHRATPQGKYLVVLRPAGCPGHKTNKSAAAAAHFIQAMTHWFRPKHSTKICLPASSLRSSGLFHFALRLLLVVTLCFGTCSAILADTLSYGGDRDFRPFEFIDESGQPQGFQIELIAELARVTGLEIVPRLDDWSAIEADFQAGRLDLIAMSRTRSREQWAAFATAHATPAMSIYHRRDTDAPVSLADLAHGTIAVPDSEPMRETRANFFSGEQYRFLNVADHAAALAALRDGAAEFALMPRAYGDKLLASGQYDAVVASNFMLRLQDYGFAVAPENEALREVLNAALKSLERSGQLDALRMKWLSSHRAAADQGVLEARVVTQRMDLMLLAAGAAVVLGWLALRLRRRAAQTARERSRRAEAEQALQRAEDRLACAFTHHPDAMLISDYHSGRVLDVNDALCRLAGAEADTLVGQPIDALPALVDPDGLRALRELMRTDGEVSSTPVRLRRADGDMRACLVSSEEFRSDGTREVFSIIRDVTDLLRDSDALRAAYDALTESAHRQAEALAQARVALAGTQDELQTLTASISHDLRGPLRIIRGFSRMLRGDLQAGNFDKVLRNAERIENVARRMDDIIEALTRLAGAAPHPLEPVRIDMAASAARAWALLTDMGETGRTTLRIGDLPCATGDEAMLAQVWQNLLGNACKYSAKAADPRVAIDAFVEDGRQWYRVTDNGAGFDMAYARHLFEPFRRLHLASEYAGSGVGLSIVQRIVRHHGGEIRARGSVGVGAVFEFTLEQPAIETGGPAAPTG, encoded by the coding sequence ATGAATACCATTCGCGTGCCATGCGGATCCGGCCGGACGGTCATGACCCATGGCTCCGCCTTCACCAGCACGCACATCCCGGTCGTGCGCGCGGCCTGCCGGGTGCGCCAATCCTGCAGTTCAGCAGGCGCCCGCAGAAAAACCCTAAAATTATTGTGTGATTGGGGGCCATCGCTGCCGCTGACCCCAGTGACCGACGCGCACCGCGCGACGCCGCAGGGTAAATATCTTGTAGTCTTGCGCCCTGCAGGGTGTCCGGGCCACAAAACGAACAAGTCCGCAGCCGCTGCAGCCCACTTCATTCAAGCGATGACGCACTGGTTCCGCCCAAAGCATTCGACGAAGATTTGCCTGCCGGCGTCAAGTCTGCGCAGCAGCGGCCTTTTCCATTTCGCACTGCGCCTGCTGCTTGTCGTGACGCTCTGTTTCGGCACTTGCAGTGCGATATTGGCCGACACGCTGAGCTACGGTGGCGACCGCGATTTCCGACCCTTCGAGTTCATCGATGAAAGCGGTCAGCCACAGGGTTTCCAGATCGAACTGATCGCCGAACTGGCGCGCGTAACGGGCCTCGAGATCGTCCCGCGGCTGGACGACTGGTCAGCCATCGAAGCCGATTTCCAGGCCGGGCGGCTGGATCTGATTGCGATGTCGCGCACGCGCAGCCGCGAACAGTGGGCGGCGTTTGCCACCGCGCATGCCACACCCGCCATGTCCATCTATCACCGTCGCGACACCGATGCACCGGTTTCTCTGGCCGACCTGGCACATGGCACGATTGCCGTGCCCGACAGCGAACCGATGCGCGAAACGCGGGCAAATTTCTTCTCCGGCGAGCAGTACCGATTTCTGAACGTCGCCGATCACGCGGCCGCGCTCGCGGCTCTGCGCGACGGCGCAGCCGAGTTCGCATTGATGCCGCGCGCCTATGGCGACAAGCTGCTCGCAAGCGGTCAGTACGACGCGGTGGTGGCAAGCAACTTCATGCTGCGGCTGCAGGACTATGGCTTCGCGGTGGCGCCGGAGAATGAGGCGCTGCGCGAGGTGTTGAATGCTGCGCTCAAGTCACTCGAACGCTCCGGCCAGCTCGACGCACTGCGCATGAAGTGGCTCAGCAGCCACCGCGCGGCAGCCGATCAAGGCGTGCTCGAGGCGCGCGTGGTCACCCAGCGCATGGACCTGATGCTGCTCGCCGCAGGGGCGGCCGTCGTACTGGGCTGGCTGGCGCTGCGGCTGCGTCGCCGAGCGGCGCAGACCGCGCGCGAACGCAGCCGTCGAGCCGAAGCGGAACAGGCCCTGCAGCGGGCCGAAGACCGGCTGGCGTGTGCCTTCACCCATCACCCGGACGCCATGCTGATCAGCGACTACCACAGCGGCCGGGTACTCGACGTCAACGACGCACTGTGCCGGCTGGCGGGCGCCGAGGCGGACACGCTCGTCGGCCAGCCGATCGACGCGCTGCCGGCGCTCGTCGATCCGGATGGACTGCGCGCCCTGCGCGAACTGATGCGTACCGACGGCGAAGTGAGCAGCACGCCGGTGCGCCTGCGCAGGGCAGACGGCGACATGCGTGCCTGTCTGGTGTCGTCCGAGGAATTCCGGTCGGACGGCACACGCGAGGTGTTTTCCATCATCCGCGATGTCACCGACCTGCTGCGCGACAGCGATGCACTGCGTGCCGCCTACGATGCGCTGACCGAATCGGCGCACCGGCAGGCCGAAGCGCTGGCCCAGGCACGGGTGGCACTGGCCGGCACCCAGGATGAGCTGCAAACGCTGACCGCTTCGATCTCCCATGACCTGCGCGGGCCGCTGCGCATCATCCGCGGTTTCTCCCGCATGCTGCGTGGCGATCTGCAGGCGGGCAATTTCGACAAGGTGCTGAGGAATGCCGAACGCATCGAAAATGTCGCGCGTCGCATGGATGACATCATCGAGGCGCTGACCCGGCTCGCTGGCGCCGCGCCGCACCCGCTCGAACCGGTACGCATCGACATGGCGGCCAGCGCCGCCCGCGCGTGGGCGCTGCTGACCGACATGGGCGAGACCGGCCGCACCACGCTGCGCATCGGTGACCTGCCATGCGCCACCGGCGACGAAGCGATGCTGGCCCAGGTGTGGCAGAACCTGCTCGGCAACGCCTGCAAATACTCGGCGAAGGCGGCGGATCCGCGCGTGGCCATCGACGCCTTCGTCGAGGACGGACGTCAGTGGTACCGGGTAACCGACAACGGCGCCGGATTCGACATGGCTTACGCCCGGCATCTGTTCGAGCCCTTCCGCCGTCTGCACCTGGCGAGCGAATACGCCGGTTCCGGCGTCGGGCTGAGCATCGTGCAGCGCATCGTTCGCCATCATGGCGGTGAAATCCGGGCACGCGGCAGCGTAGGCGTCGGTGCGGTATTCGAGTTCACGCTGGAGCAGCCCGCCATCGAAACCGGGGGCCCGGCTGCGCCAACCGGCTGA
- a CDS encoding ABC transporter ATP-binding protein/permease, producing the protein MIAILKHTFRLAAPFWREAPGRYRYWLLALILVALVAASTALNVWLNELQKAFYDALQKLDAPGFNSSITLFFVAVAILVIVTTLLGYLEQALEIRWRRSLTDSMMRRWLKDDTFYRMERDAQCDNPDQRLSQDISEYVKLMISLGLGFIANLGTLGSMGWILWQSAGPMSFDVGGTVLTVPGYLFWLAIGWGVLQTVVTHFAGHRLAGLTVVQQTCEADFRFALGRVRDAAEQIALYRGQAVEQTRLQQLFGEIRRNWALLMRHNVYLNLTTTTFSVIAVLVPIIAVSPKVLTGELSLGTLMQDIAAFAATTSAVAWFALSYRDLFQLSARVRRLTTMEAVMAQPPADGIALERDPASRAITGESIALGLPSGRLLSTIRGFTFAPGERWLVRGPSGVGKSTLLRAIAGLWPFGSGRITLPDAKRIMFMPQKNYLADGLLKDTLAYPASTDSVDPAAMAQALIDCRLPHLVARLDESARWSHQLSPGEQQRLAFARALLYRPDILFMDESSSALDNATEAQMYQLIVERLPGCTVVSVAHRTTLEVFHDNFLNIEPPGPFGAQA; encoded by the coding sequence ATGATCGCCATCCTGAAGCACACCTTCCGCCTCGCGGCACCCTTCTGGCGCGAGGCGCCGGGGCGCTACCGGTACTGGCTGCTCGCGCTGATCCTGGTCGCACTGGTGGCCGCCAGCACCGCGCTCAATGTGTGGTTGAACGAGCTGCAGAAGGCGTTCTACGATGCGCTGCAGAAGCTCGATGCACCGGGCTTCAACAGCAGCATCACCCTGTTCTTCGTCGCCGTCGCCATTCTGGTGATCGTGACGACGCTGCTCGGTTATCTCGAACAGGCGCTGGAAATCCGCTGGCGGCGCAGCCTCACCGATTCGATGATGCGGCGCTGGCTGAAGGACGACACCTTCTACCGCATGGAGCGCGACGCGCAGTGCGACAACCCGGACCAGCGGCTGTCGCAGGACATCAGCGAATACGTGAAGCTGATGATCAGTCTGGGTCTCGGTTTCATCGCCAATCTGGGCACGCTCGGCTCCATGGGCTGGATATTGTGGCAAAGCGCCGGGCCGATGAGTTTCGATGTCGGGGGCACGGTGCTGACCGTTCCCGGCTACCTGTTCTGGCTGGCCATCGGCTGGGGTGTGTTGCAGACCGTGGTGACCCACTTCGCCGGCCATCGTCTGGCCGGCCTCACCGTGGTGCAGCAGACCTGCGAGGCCGATTTCCGCTTTGCGCTCGGCAGGGTGCGCGATGCGGCCGAACAGATCGCGCTGTACCGCGGCCAGGCGGTCGAGCAGACGAGGCTGCAGCAGCTGTTCGGTGAAATCCGCCGCAACTGGGCGCTGTTGATGCGGCACAACGTGTATCTGAACCTGACCACCACGACATTCTCCGTCATCGCGGTGCTGGTACCCATCATCGCCGTATCGCCCAAGGTGCTCACCGGCGAACTGTCTCTGGGTACGCTGATGCAGGACATCGCCGCCTTCGCCGCCACGACCTCGGCGGTGGCCTGGTTCGCACTGTCCTACCGCGACCTGTTCCAGCTTTCGGCGCGGGTACGTCGCCTGACCACGATGGAGGCAGTCATGGCGCAGCCCCCTGCCGATGGCATCGCACTCGAGCGCGACCCGGCCAGTCGGGCCATCACCGGCGAATCGATCGCGCTCGGTCTGCCGTCGGGACGCCTTCTGTCGACCATCCGCGGGTTCACCTTCGCGCCGGGCGAGCGCTGGCTGGTGCGTGGACCGTCGGGCGTCGGCAAGAGCACGCTGCTGCGTGCAATCGCCGGGCTGTGGCCCTTCGGCAGCGGTCGCATCACGCTGCCCGATGCGAAGCGCATCATGTTCATGCCGCAGAAGAACTATCTGGCCGACGGTCTGCTGAAAGACACCCTGGCCTATCCGGCATCGACCGACAGCGTTGACCCCGCGGCCATGGCTCAGGCACTGATCGACTGTCGCCTGCCCCATCTGGTGGCGCGGCTCGACGAATCGGCGCGCTGGAGTCACCAGCTGTCACCCGGCGAGCAGCAGCGGCTGGCGTTTGCCCGGGCGCTGCTGTACCGGCCGGATATCCTGTTCATGGACGAGTCGTCGAGCGCGCTCGACAATGCGACCGAAGCGCAGATGTACCAACTGATCGTCGAACGCCTGCCAGGCTGTACCGTGGTCAGCGTGGCGCATCGAACCACCCTGGAAGTGTTCCATGACAACTTCCTGAACATCGAGCCGCCGGGTCCGTTCGGCGCACAGGCCTGA
- a CDS encoding enoyl-CoA hydratase/isomerase family protein, translating into MTAQTDAGGDGRILTRCDGGVATLTMSRPSRRNAYSTAMMRALRMAIGEVLADPACELLVLRGEGASFSAGGDVHEFSQSLALGPAARQASFEALVADQVNPVILALRAAHQPVIAAVRGDCVGYGLSLMLASDFAVAADDALFSTAGIALAQPGAGGQSAFLSRALGERRARELMWSARRFDAHEAKALGLVERVVPVADFEHALDAEVTHIAHGPRHAYAEIKRLLNAAGEGAAGQPLADQLAAEAAAFGRSAAGADFAEAVQAFVARRRPQFGQAG; encoded by the coding sequence GTGACTGCACAGACTGACGCCGGCGGCGACGGCCGCATCCTGACCCGCTGCGACGGTGGCGTCGCCACGCTGACCATGTCGCGCCCGTCCCGGCGCAATGCCTACAGCACGGCGATGATGCGCGCATTGCGGATGGCGATCGGCGAAGTGCTCGCCGATCCTGCCTGCGAACTGCTCGTGCTGCGTGGCGAAGGTGCCAGTTTCAGTGCCGGCGGTGACGTGCATGAGTTCTCGCAAAGCCTCGCCCTCGGTCCGGCCGCGCGGCAGGCGTCGTTCGAGGCGCTGGTCGCCGACCAGGTCAATCCGGTCATCCTCGCACTGCGCGCGGCGCACCAGCCGGTGATCGCAGCAGTGCGCGGAGATTGCGTGGGCTATGGTCTGTCGCTGATGCTGGCGTCCGATTTCGCCGTGGCCGCCGACGACGCGCTGTTCAGCACTGCCGGCATCGCGCTGGCCCAGCCGGGTGCCGGCGGGCAGTCCGCCTTCCTGAGCCGCGCGCTGGGCGAGCGCCGTGCGCGCGAACTGATGTGGAGCGCGCGCCGCTTCGACGCGCACGAAGCGAAGGCGCTCGGTCTGGTCGAGCGTGTCGTGCCGGTGGCCGACTTCGAGCACGCACTCGACGCTGAAGTGACCCATATCGCCCACGGCCCGCGCCATGCGTACGCCGAAATCAAACGGCTGCTGAACGCCGCCGGCGAAGGCGCAGCGGGTCAGCCGCTGGCGGACCAGCTGGCCGCCGAGGCCGCCGCCTTCGGCCGCAGCGCCGCTGGCGCCGACTTCGCGGAAGCCGTTCAGGCCTTCGTCGCGCGGCGCAGGCCGCAGTTCGGTCAGGCCGGGTGA